Proteins encoded in a region of the Coffea eugenioides isolate CCC68of chromosome 4, Ceug_1.0, whole genome shotgun sequence genome:
- the LOC113768908 gene encoding kunitz trypsin inhibitor 2-like — MKISLIFMISFLPLFISIVSSFSSAAEPQPVLDIAGNVLRTDLYYYILPAKVRGMFRGGGLTLSSIGNDTCPVGVFQELSEQRNGIPLTFSPLKPKDGVVRISTDLNIEFAYPETCGESPVWRVDNYVDPSADSIVSIGGVVGNPGPATLGSWFKIQKLGYDYKLVYCPTVCSYCDVICKDVGILYQNGERRLFLIDYPLRVVFKQA, encoded by the coding sequence ATGAAGATATCACTCATCTTCATGATTTCATTCCTTCCATTGTTCATTTCCATAGTCTCCTCCTTCTCTTCAGCTGCTGAACCCCAGCCGGTGCTCGATATAGCTGGAAATGTGCTTCGAACTGACCTCTACTACTACATATTACCTGCCAAAGTCCGCGGCATGTTCAGAGGTGGAGGGCTTACATTATCGAGCATTGGCAATGACACTTGTCCGGTTGGCGTGTTTCAAGAATTGTCTGAGCAAAGAAATGGCATCCCCTTGACATTTTCGCCTTTGAAACCGAAAGATGGTGTTGTTCGTATATCGACAGATTTAAACATCGAATTTGCTTATCCAGAAACCTGTGGCGAATCTCCAGTTTGGAGGGTTGATAATTATGTTGATCCATCGGCTGATAGCATTGTATCCATCGGTGGAGTTGTTGGAAATCCTGGTCCTGCGACTTTAGGCAGCtggttcaaaattcaaaaattagGCTATGACTACAAGCTTGTTTATTGCCCCACAGTCTGCAGCTATTGTGATGTTATTTGCAAAGATGTTGGCATATTGTACCAGAATGGGGAAAGACGTTTGTTTCTGATCGATTATCCACTCAGGGTCGTATTCAAGCAAGCATGA
- the LOC113768909 gene encoding kunitz trypsin inhibitor 2-like has product MKISLLFLISFLPFCISTVSSFASAAEPDPVLDVAGNVLRTDLYYYILPANVRGRFRGGGLTLSSIGNDTCPVGVFQELSAQRNGIPLTFSPVKPRNGVVRISTDLNIQFAYPETCGESPVWRVDNYLDPSADSFVSIGGVVGNPGPATLGSWFKIQKFGYDYKLVYCPTVCSYCDVICKDVGILYQNGERRLFLIDYPLRVVFKQA; this is encoded by the coding sequence ATGAAGATATCTCTACTCTTCTTGATTTCATTCCTTCCATTTTGCATTTCCACAGTCTCCTCCTTCGCTTCAGCTGCTGAACCCGATCCAGTGCTCGATGTTGCTGGAAATGTGCTTCGAACTGACCTCTACTACTACATATTACCTGCCAATGTCCGCGGTAGGTTCAGAGGTGGAGGGCTTACATTATCGAGCATTGGCAATGACACTTGCCCAGTTGGCGTGTTTCAAGAATTGTCTGCGCAAAGAAATGGCATCCCCTTGACATTTTCGCCTGTGAAACCGAGAAATGGTGTTGTTCGTATCTCGACAGATTTAAACATCCAATTTGCTTATCCAGAAACCTGTGGCGAATCTCCAGTTTGGAGGGTTGATAATTATCTTGACCCATCGGCTGATAGTTTTGTATCCATCGGTGGAGTTGTTGGAAATCCTGGTCCTGCGACTTTAGGCAGCtggttcaaaattcaaaaatttggtTATGACTACAAGCTTGTTTATTGTCCCACAGTCTGCAGCTATTGTGATGTTATTTGCAAAGATGTTGGCATATTGTACCAGAATGGGGAAAGACGTTTGTTTCTGATCGATTATCCACTCAGGGTCGTATTCAAGCAGGCATGA
- the LOC113767591 gene encoding kunitz trypsin inhibitor 2-like, which translates to MKASLLFILSFLVFSISTNSSFTSAAEAPEPVLDVAGKMLRTDRQYYILPAANVFGKFRGGGLTLSGIGKNTCPAAVFQEMSEQKNGIPLSFLPVNPKKGVVRVSTDLNIKFAYPETCGQSPVWSIGNYVYPSGDSFVNIGGVVGNPGPKTLSSWFKIEKFGYQDYKLVYCPAVCSYCKVICKDVGIEYQNGKRRLHLTTDYPLRVVFKQA; encoded by the coding sequence ATGAAGGCATCACTACTCTTTATCCTTTCATTCCTTGTCTTTTCCATTTCCACAAACTCCTCCTTCACTTCAGCTGCCGAAGCACCCGAGCCAGTGCTCGATGTAGCTGGAAAGATGCTGCGAACTGACCGCCAATACTACATATTACCAGCAGCCAATGTCTTTGGCAAATTCAGAGGTGGAGGTCTTACACTATCCGGCATTGGCAAGAACACTTGCCCAGCGGCTGTGTTTCAAGAAATGTCTGAGCAAAAAAATGGCATCCCCTTGTCATTTTTGCCTGTGAACCCGAAAAAAGGTGTGGTTCGAGTCTCCACAGATTTAAACATCAAATTTGCTTATCCAGAAACCTGTGGCCAATCTCCAGTTTGGAGCATTGGTAATTATGTTTATCCATCCGGTGACAGCTTTGTCAACATCGGTGGAGTTGTTGGAAATCCTGGTCCTAAGACTTTAAGCAGCTGGTTCAAgattgaaaaatttggctatCAGGATTACAAGCTCGTTTATTGTCCCGCGGTATGCAGCTATTGTAAAGTTATTTGCAAAGATGTTGGCATAGAGTACCAGAATGGCAAAAGACGTTTGCATCTCACGACTGATTATCCACTCAGGGTAGTATTCAAGCAGGcataa
- the LOC113768912 gene encoding kunitz trypsin inhibitor 2-like, with protein MKISLLFMISFLLFFISTISSFSSAAEPDTVLDIAGNVLQTDLYYYVLPANVRGRFRGGGLTLSSIGNDTCPVGVFQELSDQRNGIPLTFSPVKPRNGVVRISTDLNIQFAYPETCGESPVWRVDNYVDPSADSFVSIGGVVGNPGPATLGSWFKIQKFGYDYKLVYCPTVCSYCDVICKDVGILYQNGERRLFLIDYPLRVVFKQA; from the coding sequence ATGAAGATATCACTGCTCTTCATGATTTCATTCCTTCTATTTTTCATTTCCACTATCTCCTCCTTCTCTTCAGCTGCTGAACCCGACACAGTGCTCGATATAGCTGGAAATGTGCTTCAAACTGACCTCTACTACTACGTATTGCCTGCCAATGTCCGCGGTAGGTTCAGAGGTGGAGGGCTCACATTATCGAGCATTGGCAATGACACTTGCCCGGTTGGCGTGTTTCAAGAATTGTCTGATCAAAGAAATGGCATCCCCTTGACATTTTCGCCTGTGAAACCGAGAAATGGTGTTGTTCGTATCTCGACAGATTTAAACATCCAATTTGCTTATCCAGAAACCTGTGGCGAATCTCCAGTTTGGAGGGTTGATAATTATGTTGATCCATCGGCTGATAGCTTTGTATCCATCGGTGGAGTTGTTGGAAATCCTGGTCCTGCGACTTTAGGCAGTtggttcaaaattcaaaaatttggcTATGACTACAAGCTTGTTTATTGTCCCACAGTCTGCAGCTATTGTGATGTTATTTGCAAAGATGTTGGCATATTGTACCAGAATGGGGAAAGACGTTTGTTTCTGATCGATTATCCACTCAGGGTCGTATTCAAGCAAGCATGA
- the LOC113767529 gene encoding kunitz trypsin inhibitor 2-like: MKASLLFILSFLVFSISTNSSFTSAAEAPEPVLDVAGKMLRTDRQYYILPAANVFGKFRGGGLTLSGIGKNTCPAAVFQEMSEQKNGIPLSFLPVNPKKGVVRVSTDLNIKFAYPQTCGQSPVWSIGNYVYPSGDSFVNIGGVVGNPGPKTLSSWFKIEKFGYQDYKLVYCPAVCSYCKVICKDVGIEYQNGKRRLHLTTDYPLRVVFKKA, translated from the coding sequence ATGAAGGCATCACTACTCTTTATCCTTTCATTCCTTGTCTTTTCCATTTCCACAAACTCCTCCTTCACTTCAGCTGCCGAAGCACCCGAGCCAGTGCTCGATGTAGCTGGAAAGATGCTGCGAACTGACCGCCAATACTACATATTACCAGCAGCCAATGTCTTTGGCAAATTCAGAGGTGGAGGTCTTACACTATCCGGCATTGGCAAGAACACTTGCCCAGCGGCTGTGTTTCAAGAAATGTCTGAGCAAAAAAATGGCATCCCCTTGTCATTTTTGCCTGTGAACCCGAAAAAAGGTGTGGTTCGAGTCTCCACAGATTTAAACATCAAATTTGCTTATCCACAAACCTGTGGCCAATCTCCAGTTTGGAGCATTGGTAATTATGTTTATCCATCCGGTGACAGCTTTGTCAACATCGGTGGAGTTGTTGGAAATCCTGGTCCTAAGACTTTAAGCAGCTGGTTCAAgattgaaaaatttggctatCAGGATTACAAGCTCGTTTATTGTCCCGCGGTATGCAGCTATTGTAAAGTTATTTGCAAAGATGTTGGCATAGAGTACCAGAATGGCAAAAGACGTTTGCATCTCACGACTGATTATCCACTCAGGGTCGTATTCAAGAAGGCATAA
- the LOC113768910 gene encoding cytochrome P450 81D1-like, with product MLTVGTDASSVTIKWALSLLLNHPKVLEKAQTELDAQVGTERLVDEHDLSNLPYLHNIISETLQLYPAAPMLVPHELSDDFHRDPNVWDDPTSFKPERFEGLQVQPSRLVPFGMGRKSCPGSDLAQRVVGLALGSLIQSFDWKRIGEEEIDLAEGTRVSMPKAKPLEKTYFRN from the exons ATGCTTACGGTTGGAACAGACGCTTCATCGGTGACTATAAAATGGGCCTTGTCTCTTTTGCTCAACCATCCCAAGGTGCTAGAGAAAGCTCAAACTGAATTGGATGCTCAAGTAGGGACTGAAAGATTGGTCGATGAACATGATTTATCCAATCTTCCTTATCTTCATAACATTATTTCAGAAACACTTCAGTTGTACCCAGCAGCACCAATGCTAGTGCCACATGAGTTGTCCGATGACT TTCACAGGGACCCAAACGTTTGGGATGATCCAACAAGCTTCAAGCCAGAAAGATTCGAAGGCTTGCAGGTTCAGCCATCAAGGCTGGTTCCATTTGGGATGGGAAGGAAATCTTGCCCTGGTTCTGACCTAGCACAGCGGGTGGTGGGTTTGGCCTTGGGATCTCTAATTCAgagttttgattggaaaagaattGGCGAGGAGGAGATTGATCTGGCTGAAGGGACAAGAGTGTCCATGCCAAAAGCCAAGCCACTAGAAAAAACGtattttagaaattaa